A genomic stretch from Myxococcota bacterium includes:
- a CDS encoding benzoate-CoA ligase family protein — translation MRAPPDEALFNSGDWLVTETARRADPFVLRCAGARWTGARLAASALAFQAELARLGVARGERVLIVARDTPCFVAAFLGAMRGGAVPVPISTLLPAKDVAFIARDADVRAVVLDRGLGESLFDPALYPSATPVIAAGVFDFEGIARGAEPAAAPTRAGDPAFFLYTSGTTGEPKGVVHRHADLPVTAERYARGVLGLGPGDRLLSAAKLFFAYGLGNSLTFPLALGAEVVLAPERATPEAMFELVAREQPTVFFGVPTLYAAMLAHPGAPESLGRVRLCLSAGEALPAPLWERWRARFGVEILDGLGSTEMLHIFVSNRPGRARPGSSGEPVPGYAVRIVDEDGRDVADGETGTLLAQGESAARGYHERPEQTAHTMFAPGWLRTGDAYRRDADGFYWSVGRTDDLLKVSGIYVSPFEVESLLAAHPAVLEAAVVGQPDEHGLTKPRAFVVLAPGAQAGDALARELQDYVKAKSAPHKYPRRVDFVAELPKTPTGKIRRHLLRGT, via the coding sequence ATGCGTGCTCCGCCCGATGAAGCTCTCTTCAACTCGGGCGACTGGCTCGTGACGGAGACCGCGCGGCGTGCGGACCCATTCGTGCTCCGCTGTGCCGGCGCACGGTGGACCGGAGCTCGACTCGCGGCGTCGGCGCTCGCGTTCCAGGCCGAGCTCGCACGGCTCGGAGTCGCCCGTGGAGAAAGGGTGCTGATCGTGGCGCGCGACACACCGTGCTTCGTGGCGGCGTTCCTGGGCGCGATGCGCGGCGGCGCTGTGCCCGTGCCGATCTCCACTCTGCTTCCGGCGAAGGACGTGGCGTTCATCGCGCGCGACGCCGACGTGCGCGCCGTGGTGCTCGATCGCGGCCTCGGCGAGTCACTCTTCGATCCGGCGCTGTATCCGAGCGCGACGCCCGTGATCGCGGCGGGCGTGTTCGACTTCGAGGGCATCGCGCGCGGGGCGGAGCCGGCCGCCGCGCCGACCCGGGCGGGCGACCCGGCCTTCTTCCTCTACACGTCCGGCACCACGGGCGAGCCCAAAGGTGTGGTGCACCGCCACGCCGACCTGCCGGTGACCGCCGAGCGCTACGCACGCGGGGTGCTCGGCCTGGGGCCCGGCGACCGCTTGCTGTCGGCCGCGAAGCTCTTCTTCGCCTACGGCCTGGGGAACTCGCTGACCTTCCCGCTGGCGCTCGGCGCCGAGGTGGTGCTCGCGCCCGAGCGCGCCACGCCCGAGGCGATGTTCGAGCTCGTCGCACGCGAGCAGCCGACCGTGTTCTTCGGCGTGCCGACGCTCTACGCGGCCATGCTCGCCCACCCGGGCGCCCCCGAGTCACTGGGCCGCGTGCGGCTGTGTCTCTCCGCGGGCGAGGCGCTGCCCGCGCCGCTCTGGGAACGCTGGCGCGCGCGCTTCGGCGTCGAGATCCTCGACGGCCTGGGCAGCACGGAGATGCTGCACATCTTCGTGTCGAACCGGCCCGGACGCGCGCGGCCGGGCTCGAGCGGCGAGCCGGTGCCGGGCTATGCGGTGCGCATCGTGGACGAAGACGGCCGCGACGTGGCCGACGGAGAGACGGGCACGCTGCTGGCGCAGGGCGAGAGTGCCGCGCGCGGCTACCACGAGCGGCCCGAGCAGACCGCGCACACCATGTTCGCGCCGGGCTGGCTGCGCACCGGCGACGCCTACCGGCGCGACGCCGACGGCTTCTACTGGAGCGTCGGGCGCACCGACGACCTCTTGAAGGTGAGCGGGATCTACGTGTCGCCCTTCGAGGTCGAGTCGCTGCTGGCCGCGCACCCGGCGGTGCTGGAAGCCGCGGTCGTGGGGCAGCCGGACGAGCACGGACTCACCAAGCCGCGCGCCTTCGTGGTGCTCGCGCCGGGTGCGCAGGCCGGCGATGCGCTCGCGCGCGAGCTGCAGGACTACGTGAAGGCAAAGAGCGCGCCGCACAAGTATCCTCGGCGCGTGGATTTCGTGGCCGAGCTGCCCAAGACGCCGACCGGCAAGATCCGCCGGCACCTGCTGCGCGGAACCTGA
- a CDS encoding APC family permease: MESERHPRDRLRPTLGLFDATLLCVASVIGSGIFLTPGEIATRLPHAGLILAVWVVGGLLSLAGALANAELGAMYPHAGGDYVYLREAFSPFAGFVTGWVSFFAIFTGTVATLAAGVSEALAVFVPLSDAARLAIALAVTLAASWLNVVGVRESARLNNAGALLKIASLGALVALAPFAGGGDASRLAALVPNGHEAGWSDFGLALSPVLFSYLGWNATVYVASEIRDAQRNVPRSLFLGLAVCIAVYLAVNAVYLYALPLPELQHAANAGQAAAEQLFGPVSGTLLAVFVLGSIVATLNATILVGPRIAYAMALDGRFFRGVDAVHATRQTPHVAIWVQAAVACALLLVLRSFPSVLDFTTFAIVLATIADTLALYVLRLTRPERARPYRAWGYPWLPAAYLIANVAVALNLMNGKPHESLVCFLVIASAVPFWLVFGRARS; encoded by the coding sequence GTGGAGAGTGAGAGGCATCCCCGCGATCGGCTGCGCCCGACACTCGGCCTGTTCGACGCGACGCTCTTGTGTGTCGCCTCGGTGATCGGCTCGGGCATCTTCCTCACCCCCGGCGAGATCGCCACGCGCCTGCCGCACGCGGGCCTGATCCTGGCGGTGTGGGTCGTGGGGGGGCTCTTGTCGCTGGCCGGCGCGCTCGCCAACGCCGAGCTCGGGGCCATGTATCCGCACGCCGGCGGCGACTACGTGTACCTGCGCGAAGCCTTCTCGCCCTTCGCCGGCTTCGTGACCGGCTGGGTGTCGTTCTTCGCGATCTTCACCGGCACCGTGGCCACGCTCGCGGCCGGAGTGAGTGAGGCGCTCGCGGTCTTCGTGCCACTCTCGGACGCCGCGCGGCTGGCGATCGCGCTGGCGGTCACGCTGGCCGCGAGCTGGCTCAACGTGGTCGGCGTGCGCGAGAGCGCGCGCCTCAACAACGCGGGGGCGCTGTTGAAGATCGCCTCGCTCGGCGCGCTGGTGGCGCTCGCTCCGTTCGCGGGCGGCGGCGACGCCAGCCGGCTCGCGGCGCTCGTGCCCAACGGCCACGAGGCCGGCTGGAGCGACTTCGGCCTCGCGCTCTCCCCGGTGCTGTTCAGCTATCTGGGCTGGAACGCGACCGTGTACGTGGCCAGCGAGATCCGCGACGCGCAGCGCAACGTGCCGCGCTCGCTCTTCCTGGGGCTGGCGGTCTGCATCGCGGTCTATCTCGCAGTGAACGCGGTGTATCTCTACGCGCTGCCGCTGCCCGAGCTGCAACACGCCGCGAATGCCGGACAGGCGGCGGCGGAGCAGCTGTTCGGGCCGGTGAGTGGCACGTTGCTCGCCGTGTTCGTGCTCGGCTCGATCGTGGCCACCCTGAACGCCACGATCCTGGTCGGCCCGCGCATCGCCTACGCCATGGCGCTCGACGGCCGCTTCTTCCGCGGGGTCGACGCCGTGCACGCCACGCGCCAGACGCCGCACGTGGCCATCTGGGTGCAGGCCGCGGTCGCCTGCGCGCTCCTGCTCGTGCTGCGCAGCTTCCCGAGCGTGCTCGACTTCACCACCTTTGCGATCGTGCTCGCGACCATCGCCGACACGCTCGCGCTCTACGTGCTGCGACTCACCCGCCCCGAGCGCGCGCGGCCGTATCGAGCCTGGGGCTATCCCTGGCTGCCGGCCGCGTACCTGATCGCGAACGTCGCGGTCGCGCTCAACCTGATGAACGGGAAGCCGCACGAGTCACTGGTGTGTTTCTTGGTGATCGCGAGCGCGGTCCCGTTCTGGCTCGTGTTCGGACGCGCCCGCAGCTAG
- a CDS encoding HAD-IB family hydrolase: MRAGTFLTEEIERGPAGPKVGAFFDVDGTLISGFSGIAFWRDRLLSGQMGLADLSENLLAWVGFQRGQIGFSGILAAWSGMLRGTPEQELVDTGERLFNSELAALIYPESRALVEAHLRRGHTVAIVSAATRYQIAPLARDLGIERVLCTRLEVDEGKFTGSFVRPPCWGEGKADAVRGLAAEEGLDLAESYFYSDSSDDLPLFEIVGRPRPTNPDSRLTRIAQRRIWPTRSFASRGRPGFSDVARTLLATASSGLALGLGISLAAVTGRPKTAIDFALGAWGDLGTALAGIELRVRGEEHLWSSRPAVFIFNHQSSLDVLLLCKLLRRDFVGVAKQELRRIPVLGAFSAMLGTVFVDRANSSAAIQALQPAVDALRTGTSLAIAPEGTRAPTPRLGRFKKGAFHMAMQARRPIVPIVIRNALDALPKAGLVVRPATIDVVVLPPISTRDWTRESLDAHIEEVRNLYEEVLAG, from the coding sequence ATGCGCGCCGGGACATTCCTGACGGAAGAGATCGAACGGGGACCGGCAGGTCCGAAGGTCGGCGCGTTCTTCGACGTCGACGGAACCCTGATCTCGGGCTTCTCGGGCATCGCCTTCTGGCGCGACCGGCTGCTGTCCGGCCAGATGGGCCTGGCCGACCTGTCCGAGAACCTGCTGGCCTGGGTCGGCTTCCAGCGCGGCCAGATCGGCTTCTCGGGCATCCTGGCGGCCTGGTCGGGCATGCTGCGCGGCACGCCGGAGCAGGAGCTGGTCGACACCGGCGAGAGACTGTTCAACTCGGAGCTGGCCGCGCTGATCTATCCCGAGTCACGAGCGCTGGTCGAGGCACACCTGCGGCGCGGCCACACGGTCGCGATCGTGTCTGCGGCGACGCGCTACCAGATCGCGCCGCTGGCGCGCGACCTGGGCATCGAGCGCGTGCTGTGCACGCGGCTCGAGGTCGACGAGGGGAAGTTCACGGGCAGCTTCGTCCGCCCGCCGTGTTGGGGCGAGGGCAAGGCCGACGCGGTGCGCGGGCTCGCGGCGGAAGAGGGTCTCGACCTGGCCGAGAGTTACTTCTACAGTGACTCGAGCGATGACCTGCCCCTGTTCGAGATCGTGGGCCGGCCGCGCCCCACCAACCCCGACTCACGACTCACTCGCATCGCGCAGCGCCGGATCTGGCCCACGCGCAGCTTCGCCAGCCGCGGGCGGCCCGGCTTCTCGGACGTGGCGCGGACGCTCCTGGCCACCGCCTCGAGCGGGCTGGCGCTCGGGCTCGGTATCTCGCTGGCGGCAGTCACGGGCCGGCCCAAGACCGCGATCGACTTCGCGCTCGGCGCCTGGGGCGACCTGGGCACGGCGCTGGCGGGCATCGAGCTGCGCGTGCGCGGCGAGGAGCACCTGTGGTCGTCGCGGCCGGCGGTGTTCATCTTCAATCACCAGAGCTCGCTCGACGTGCTGCTCCTGTGCAAGCTCCTGCGGCGTGACTTCGTGGGCGTGGCGAAGCAGGAGCTGCGGCGCATCCCGGTGCTCGGTGCCTTCTCGGCCATGCTCGGCACGGTGTTCGTCGACCGCGCGAACTCGAGCGCGGCGATCCAGGCGCTGCAGCCCGCGGTCGACGCGCTGCGCACCGGCACGTCGCTGGCGATCGCGCCCGAAGGCACGCGCGCGCCCACGCCGCGCCTGGGCCGCTTCAAGAAGGGCGCGTTCCACATGGCCATGCAGGCGCGCCGGCCGATCGTGCCGATCGTGATCCGCAACGCGCTCGACGCGCTGCCCAAGGCCGGGCTGGTGGTGCGGCCCGCGACCATCGACGTGGTGGTGCTGCCGCCGATCTCCACGCGCGACTGGACCCGCGAGTCTCTCGACGCGCACATCGAGGAGGTGCGCAATCTGTACGAGGAAGTGCTGGCGGGCTAG